In the Paenibacillus pabuli genome, one interval contains:
- a CDS encoding type 1 glutamine amidotransferase family protein, whose translation MQTKKVFLYVFNTMSDWEYGYLIAELNSGRYFKKNLVPLKVITVGANKEMITTMGGLSIKPDIPLEGCTLESKDLLILPGGTTWNEEIHQPILERIGQALKLGTIVAAICGATEALANMGYLDTRKHTSNNLEYTKMVCPNYKGEKFYEGGSAVSDSNLVTASGIAPLEFAMEVLKKLDVFAPDTLHSWYNLNKTHKPEYFFQLMNSINS comes from the coding sequence ATGCAAACAAAAAAAGTTTTTCTATATGTATTTAATACAATGTCGGACTGGGAATATGGATATTTAATAGCTGAACTAAACTCAGGAAGATATTTCAAAAAAAATTTAGTACCTTTAAAAGTAATTACAGTAGGAGCTAATAAAGAAATGATTACTACGATGGGAGGACTGAGCATAAAACCAGATATACCCCTTGAGGGATGTACTCTTGAGAGTAAAGATCTTTTAATTTTACCAGGAGGAACTACTTGGAATGAAGAAATTCATCAACCTATCCTGGAAAGAATTGGCCAAGCTTTAAAGCTTGGCACTATTGTTGCTGCAATTTGTGGTGCAACTGAGGCCCTTGCGAATATGGGATACTTAGATACTAGAAAGCATACAAGTAATAATTTAGAATACACTAAAATGGTATGTCCTAACTATAAAGGAGAAAAGTTCTATGAGGGAGGATCTGCGGTATCTGATTCGAATTTAGTTACTGCATCAGGAATAGCTCCTCTGGAATTTGCGATGGAAGTACTGAAAAAATTAGATGTATTTGCACCAGATACATTACATTCATGGTATAACCTAAATAAGACTCATAAGCCTGAATACTTCTTCCAGTTAATGAATTCAATAAATAGCTGA
- a CDS encoding helix-turn-helix transcriptional regulator, producing the protein MPKVDNMLAILWMLRSGEKITAKQISEKLEMNIRTVYRYIDTLSTSGVPIISEPGHNGGYTLLNNFIEAPLFFDFEEKTSLFHAAVFAEEAGYYGGEALNRAISKLSKYSNQEQETKLNQHLTSLEVISRLSSLSMEPFLKELEQAVAGGYSVKILHHKSGEKQLNYRLVDPYRIIYWNSKWYVIGFCHLRNDIRSFRVDRIESLMLTENKFNRPENFPARVFFMKNLLPTIEDKEGIISLVIHGDKSVLADICQHWFLGHYLQEWTSNQAVFHLEKDMLHTYVPYLLLTYGKSIRVIEPLSLKKRMIEALSELIKFHQI; encoded by the coding sequence ATGCCTAAGGTTGACAATATGTTAGCAATTCTATGGATGCTTCGTTCAGGTGAAAAAATTACTGCAAAACAAATTTCAGAAAAGTTAGAGATGAATATAAGGACTGTGTATCGATATATTGATACACTTTCAACAAGTGGCGTACCTATAATTTCAGAACCAGGACATAACGGTGGATACACTTTATTGAACAATTTTATTGAGGCTCCTCTTTTTTTTGATTTTGAGGAGAAAACTTCACTATTTCACGCTGCTGTTTTTGCAGAAGAAGCCGGATATTATGGAGGTGAAGCACTAAATAGGGCCATTTCTAAACTAAGTAAATACTCAAATCAAGAGCAGGAAACAAAGTTAAACCAACATTTAACTAGTCTTGAAGTAATAAGCCGATTAAGTTCACTCTCTATGGAACCTTTTTTGAAGGAGTTGGAGCAGGCCGTAGCTGGCGGGTACTCAGTAAAAATTCTCCACCATAAAAGTGGCGAAAAGCAATTAAATTATAGATTGGTCGATCCGTACAGAATTATCTATTGGAATAGTAAGTGGTATGTGATTGGATTTTGTCATCTTAGGAATGATATCCGTAGTTTTAGAGTAGATCGAATTGAAAGTCTAATGCTAACCGAAAATAAGTTTAATCGGCCAGAAAATTTTCCAGCTCGTGTCTTTTTTATGAAAAATCTTCTTCCAACTATAGAAGATAAGGAGGGGATTATTTCTTTGGTTATTCATGGGGATAAAAGTGTATTAGCTGATATTTGCCAACATTGGTTTCTAGGACATTATTTACAAGAGTGGACTTCAAATCAAGCAGTATTTCATCTTGAGAAAGATATGTTACATACATATGTACCTTATTTACTTTTAACGTACGGTAAATCTATTCGAGTTATTGAGCCACTCAGCCTTAAGAAAAGAATGATTGAAGCTTTGTCGGAATTAATAAAATTTCATCAAATTTGA